In one window of Sphingomonas glaciei DNA:
- a CDS encoding FkbM family methyltransferase, with translation MDTTDVPVMHLSGLGASARILASGRSTEPKMDYYEFETRNLRAAEQARVRLFGSREVGECNQRLRHSGFVNCCAAQDQPSFVMFNNADDVVAAHYYYAGPHSFETDTLRLWVHLARQANYIYDVGAFSGVFSLAAVAANPTCFVMAFEPAFNTYSRLLINVRANAFDDRIAPLRAGVGSSEGTHDLRHPSGVYVLSSDESFVEDRVSKPWFTETVPMVSLDQLLADQDRYRTQIVLEVPFPSVDLIKIDVEGYEPEVLKGMTQVVARDRPTAIIELFDVSETAGVLALLGPGYQARYLQGLPYTPTGANVVFIHEQKLHQIAGYEEAHGPLRQITPA, from the coding sequence TTGGACACGACCGACGTGCCGGTTATGCACCTCTCCGGCCTTGGGGCCAGCGCGAGGATACTCGCCAGCGGACGCAGTACGGAGCCGAAGATGGACTATTACGAGTTCGAGACGAGAAATCTTCGAGCAGCAGAACAGGCCAGGGTGCGGCTGTTCGGTTCCCGGGAGGTCGGGGAATGCAATCAGCGGCTACGTCACTCGGGGTTCGTCAACTGTTGCGCAGCGCAGGACCAACCGTCGTTCGTCATGTTCAACAATGCCGACGACGTGGTGGCCGCACATTATTATTATGCCGGGCCGCATAGCTTCGAGACCGATACCTTGCGCCTCTGGGTGCACCTCGCCCGGCAAGCGAACTACATCTATGACGTCGGGGCCTTCTCGGGGGTTTTCTCGCTCGCCGCCGTGGCCGCCAATCCGACCTGTTTCGTGATGGCGTTCGAACCCGCCTTCAACACCTACAGCCGGCTGCTCATCAACGTTCGGGCGAATGCGTTCGACGATCGCATCGCGCCTCTCCGGGCAGGGGTCGGCAGTAGCGAAGGGACGCATGACCTGAGGCACCCGTCGGGGGTCTACGTCCTTTCCAGCGACGAAAGCTTCGTGGAGGACCGGGTCAGCAAACCCTGGTTCACCGAAACCGTGCCGATGGTCAGCCTCGACCAGCTTCTCGCCGACCAGGACCGCTACAGGACCCAGATCGTGCTGGAAGTCCCCTTCCCGTCGGTCGATCTCATCAAGATCGACGTCGAGGGATATGAGCCCGAGGTCCTCAAGGGGATGACACAGGTCGTTGCGCGCGACCGACCAACGGCCATCATCGAATTGTTCGATGTGTCCGAAACCGCCGGTGTGCTCGCCTTGCTGGGCCCGGGCTACCAGGCGCGATATCTACAGGGCCTGCCCTATACGCCGACCGGCGCGAACGTGGTGTTCATCCACGAGCAGAAGCTGCACCAGATCGCGGGCTACGAGGAAGCGCACGGCCCGTTGCGGCAGATCACTCCGGCCTGA
- a CDS encoding glycosyltransferase family 2 protein, whose protein sequence is MRAGNVVRDAARDLPLAYDMWLDEEDRRLAGHSSVHPDEAAPTFAILLVGTEEAAEGMVDRSRRSVEAQTYSAWSFYPSSVTDFRSGATTVDGDYVLLLHVGDRLPRSALFRLAEQIVEDRPALLYGDDDRPSLRGKERQPWFKPAWNEEMFLALDYLSPALAVRRDIFDRVSERAAPDLPFDAFLVDLVMAASPEIVHVPAILNHAGAPPLPRPERLSAVARHLGDRARCLPGPFDTVHVHWPLPDPLPLVSIIVPTRDKVDLLRACLESVFEKTAYQPYEIIVVDNGSSEASTFRYFDELASRPNVKLIHSAAAYNFSALNNLAARQAQGSFLLLLNNDTEVISPEWLDEMMRYACREDGGAVGAKLLYEDGSIQHAGVVVGMGEAAGHAHRFQAPDDPGYFWQAHVPHFVSAVTAACLLVRRDKYEAVGGLDEEGLPIAYNDVDLCLKLERAGWRNVYTPHALLYHHESKSRGNDLSVEHLDRYMRELRIFQERWGARTYADPLHNPNLDRYSERYSINLRR, encoded by the coding sequence GTGCGCGCCGGGAATGTCGTGCGCGACGCGGCCAGGGACCTGCCGCTGGCCTACGACATGTGGCTCGATGAGGAGGACCGGCGGCTGGCGGGCCACAGCAGCGTGCATCCCGACGAGGCCGCGCCCACCTTCGCCATTCTCCTGGTCGGGACCGAAGAGGCCGCGGAAGGAATGGTGGATCGCTCGAGGCGGTCGGTCGAGGCGCAGACCTATTCCGCCTGGTCGTTTTACCCCTCTTCGGTCACGGATTTCCGGTCCGGGGCCACGACCGTCGATGGCGACTACGTCCTCCTGCTGCATGTCGGTGATCGACTGCCCAGGTCGGCGCTGTTCAGGCTTGCCGAGCAGATCGTCGAGGACCGCCCTGCCCTGCTCTATGGCGATGACGACCGCCCGTCGCTTCGTGGCAAGGAGCGACAGCCGTGGTTCAAGCCGGCCTGGAACGAGGAGATGTTCCTCGCCCTCGACTATCTTTCGCCGGCCCTCGCCGTCCGCCGCGACATCTTCGATCGGGTATCGGAGCGGGCTGCGCCCGATCTGCCGTTCGATGCCTTCCTCGTCGACCTCGTCATGGCTGCTTCGCCGGAGATCGTTCACGTCCCGGCGATCCTCAATCACGCCGGGGCGCCGCCCCTCCCCCGCCCTGAAAGGTTGAGCGCCGTTGCGCGGCATCTCGGCGACCGCGCCCGGTGCCTCCCCGGGCCGTTCGATACGGTGCACGTGCACTGGCCGCTGCCCGACCCACTGCCGCTCGTCAGCATCATCGTGCCGACCCGCGACAAGGTCGACCTGCTGCGGGCCTGCCTCGAGAGTGTGTTCGAGAAGACGGCCTATCAGCCCTATGAGATCATCGTCGTCGACAATGGCAGCAGCGAGGCTTCGACCTTCCGTTACTTCGATGAGTTGGCGTCGCGGCCGAACGTCAAGCTGATCCACTCGGCTGCCGCCTACAATTTCTCCGCGCTCAACAATCTGGCGGCGCGCCAGGCCCAAGGGTCGTTCCTGCTGCTTCTGAACAACGATACGGAAGTGATCTCGCCCGAGTGGCTGGATGAAATGATGCGCTATGCCTGCCGCGAGGATGGCGGAGCTGTGGGCGCGAAGCTCCTCTACGAAGACGGGTCGATCCAGCATGCCGGGGTCGTGGTCGGAATGGGGGAGGCCGCGGGCCACGCCCACCGCTTCCAGGCTCCCGACGATCCCGGCTATTTCTGGCAGGCGCATGTTCCGCACTTCGTCAGCGCAGTCACGGCTGCCTGTCTGCTTGTTCGCCGCGACAAATATGAGGCCGTGGGCGGGCTGGACGAGGAGGGGCTGCCGATAGCCTACAACGATGTCGACCTGTGCCTGAAGCTGGAGCGGGCAGGCTGGCGCAATGTCTATACGCCGCATGCCCTGCTGTATCACCACGAGTCGAAGTCGCGCGGCAACGACCTGTCTGTCGAACATCTCGACCGGTACATGCGCGAACTGAGGATCTTCCAAGAGCGATGGGGTGCGCGGACCTATGCCGACCCGCTACACAACCCCAATCTGGATCGCTACAGTGAACGATATTCGATCAACCTTCGGCGCTAG
- a CDS encoding polysaccharide biosynthesis/export family protein codes for MRLPKSVSLGRRSFAAFAACLLVSGCSTLPSSGPTGSAIRKSADITEAPFPYKLVNVAGVADLPLPPAKIVPTLRDAGQRPTDLLGPGDVVNVAIYEVGVSLFGGGSIVGAGESAAFGIPAGSTAERLPAMRIDDRGMIKVPFVGEVRAAGRTAAGLQAAIQGGLRGKSQSPQVIVTVGDSVSNSIILGGEVARPGRLVLTTNRETLSDAIALGGGYRGQAKDAVARVERNGGTFEMRLSDLLDLPAEDIRVAPGDRVSVISRPQTFSVLGAASRAEEITFPRSSLSLAQAVALGGGANPNQGDAAAIFVFRMDKDAAGVDRPTVYSLNMMQPGAYLLSQRFMMRDRDLLYVGNARANQVSKFVQLVSQLFLPVATAQSTVR; via the coding sequence ATGCGTTTGCCGAAGTCGGTAAGTCTTGGTCGACGGTCGTTTGCGGCCTTTGCGGCCTGCCTTCTGGTCAGCGGTTGTTCGACCCTGCCGAGCAGCGGGCCCACCGGGTCGGCCATCCGGAAGAGCGCCGACATCACCGAGGCGCCCTTTCCCTACAAGCTGGTGAACGTCGCCGGGGTCGCCGATCTCCCGCTCCCACCGGCCAAGATCGTCCCGACCCTGCGGGACGCCGGCCAGCGTCCGACCGACCTCCTCGGGCCGGGCGATGTCGTGAACGTCGCCATCTACGAGGTCGGGGTCAGCCTGTTCGGCGGCGGATCGATCGTCGGTGCCGGGGAGAGCGCGGCATTCGGCATTCCCGCAGGCTCTACCGCCGAACGACTGCCGGCGATGCGCATCGACGACCGGGGCATGATCAAGGTTCCGTTCGTCGGCGAAGTGCGGGCCGCCGGCCGGACCGCCGCCGGGCTGCAGGCTGCCATCCAGGGTGGCTTGCGAGGGAAGTCGCAAAGCCCGCAGGTGATCGTCACCGTTGGCGATTCGGTATCCAACAGCATCATCCTGGGCGGCGAAGTGGCTCGCCCCGGGCGCCTGGTCCTCACCACCAACCGGGAAACGCTGTCCGATGCGATTGCGCTCGGGGGAGGCTATCGCGGGCAGGCGAAGGATGCCGTGGCGCGCGTGGAGCGCAATGGCGGGACTTTCGAGATGCGGCTCAGCGACCTGCTCGACCTGCCCGCCGAGGACATTCGGGTGGCACCGGGCGACCGGGTGTCGGTCATCAGCCGCCCGCAGACCTTTTCGGTCCTGGGAGCGGCGAGCCGGGCCGAGGAGATCACCTTCCCCCGATCCTCGCTGAGCCTCGCCCAGGCCGTGGCGCTGGGCGGCGGTGCCAATCCCAACCAGGGCGATGCGGCGGCCATCTTCGTGTTCCGCATGGACAAGGATGCGGCGGGCGTCGACCGGCCGACGGTGTACAGCCTCAACATGATGCAGCCCGGCGCCTACCTGCTGTCGCAGCGGTTCATGATGCGGGATCGCGACCTGTTGTACGTCGGTAATGCGCGCGCCAATCAGGTCAGCAAGTTCGTCCAGTTGGTCAGCCAGCTGTTCCTGCCCGTCGCAACCGCGCAATCGACCGTGCGCTAG
- a CDS encoding capsule biosynthesis protein, with amino-acid sequence MNANNLDHEALTEVIRQSQRRSWFYRHRFMGLFVGLPTLLAIVYYAFIATPVYVSYSSFVIKSPNQRPTQSLSLANIVQTTGFGMGSEQTKEILQYLRSRNALKDLQAKLNVRDLYAERGADFLSRFPKPFRGTTFEDLFRYYNSRVSADIDSESNMAVLQVEAFTPQDALAINARLLDLSEGLVNRLNQRAENRAISEAERRLLQAEERVRNARVSLSAFRNQSNIIDPERQAQGVLEISNRLVTEQAALQAQLDLMVQVAPLNPAIPALRERIAAVGTAIDKQNSRAVGSPRAISSKLATFEKLQVEQEFATQMLTAANTSLEQARTESQKQQYYLERVVEPNRPDDPALPNGWRQVLTILGASLCLYFIGWMLIVGILEHSPED; translated from the coding sequence ATGAACGCAAACAATCTCGATCACGAGGCCCTGACGGAAGTCATCCGGCAATCGCAGCGTCGGTCGTGGTTCTATCGGCATCGCTTCATGGGCCTGTTCGTCGGGCTGCCGACTCTGCTTGCCATCGTATATTATGCGTTCATCGCGACGCCGGTCTACGTGAGTTATTCAAGCTTCGTGATCAAGTCGCCCAATCAGCGGCCGACCCAGTCGCTGTCGCTTGCCAATATCGTCCAGACCACCGGCTTCGGGATGGGAAGCGAGCAGACCAAGGAAATCCTCCAGTATCTTCGGTCGCGCAACGCGCTCAAGGATTTGCAGGCCAAGCTGAACGTTCGTGACCTGTATGCCGAGCGGGGGGCGGACTTCCTGTCACGGTTCCCCAAGCCCTTCCGCGGCACCACCTTCGAAGACTTGTTCCGCTATTATAACAGTCGCGTGTCCGCGGACATCGACAGCGAAAGCAACATGGCGGTGCTGCAGGTCGAAGCCTTCACCCCGCAGGATGCCCTGGCGATCAATGCCCGCCTCCTCGATCTCAGCGAGGGACTGGTCAATCGCCTGAACCAGCGCGCCGAAAACCGCGCCATCAGCGAAGCGGAGCGACGGCTGTTGCAGGCCGAGGAACGCGTTCGCAATGCCCGTGTGTCGCTCAGCGCGTTCCGCAACCAGAGCAATATCATCGATCCGGAGCGGCAGGCCCAGGGCGTTCTGGAAATCTCGAATCGGCTGGTGACCGAGCAGGCGGCGTTGCAGGCGCAGCTTGACCTGATGGTCCAGGTGGCGCCTCTCAACCCAGCCATTCCGGCGCTCCGCGAACGGATCGCCGCCGTCGGCACGGCCATCGACAAGCAGAACAGCCGCGCGGTCGGCTCGCCTCGCGCCATCTCCTCGAAGCTGGCGACGTTCGAGAAACTGCAGGTAGAGCAGGAATTCGCCACGCAGATGCTGACGGCCGCGAACACCTCGCTCGAGCAGGCGCGGACGGAATCGCAGAAGCAGCAATATTATCTCGAGCGGGTGGTGGAGCCCAATCGTCCCGACGATCCCGCCCTGCCCAACGGCTGGCGGCAGGTGCTGACCATCCTCGGGGCGTCGCTGTGCCTCTACTTCATCGGCTGGATGCTGATCGTCGGCATTCTCGAGCATTCACCCGAGGATTGA
- a CDS encoding phytanoyl-CoA dioxygenase family protein, producing MPANNPLPGVPLVESPLFRSMLDDLGLSPEERRIATDLHERGYAVIDFPDPAIGERVDRIKKRLAPRFGIDPNDTSTRLETGGLQRVQDAWREDEDVRAIATNPAVLSLLERLYGRPAIPFQTLNFPIGTEQKLHSDSNHFSSIPERFMCGIWLAMEDVHADAGPLTYAPASHKWPIVSNLMIGRRGTGGALQSAQDPFEDVWNAMLAASGSQQEVLLIRKGQAMIWAANLLHGGSVQTDHSRTRWSQVTHYYFEDCIYYTPAFSDEALGDLAVRSIFNIAADRPQPNLYLGEVLKAKDDGARDEAGTGRRRFPWQRKPRPAGRLQPQAELPGDFDAAAYLRLNPDVAEAGMDPAEHYRTFGYREARPYRQG from the coding sequence GTGCCTGCCAATAATCCATTGCCCGGCGTACCGCTGGTCGAGTCTCCCCTGTTCCGGTCGATGCTAGACGACCTTGGACTCTCCCCCGAAGAGCGGCGCATCGCGACCGACCTCCACGAGCGCGGCTATGCCGTCATCGACTTCCCCGATCCGGCGATCGGGGAGCGCGTGGATCGGATCAAGAAGAGACTCGCGCCGCGCTTCGGGATCGATCCAAACGATACCTCGACCCGGCTCGAGACGGGCGGGCTGCAGCGGGTGCAGGACGCCTGGCGCGAGGACGAGGACGTCAGGGCCATCGCGACCAATCCGGCCGTCCTGTCGCTGCTCGAACGTCTGTACGGCCGGCCGGCCATTCCCTTTCAGACGCTGAACTTTCCGATCGGTACCGAACAGAAGCTGCACAGCGACTCCAACCATTTCTCCAGCATACCGGAACGCTTCATGTGCGGGATCTGGCTGGCCATGGAGGACGTGCACGCCGACGCGGGTCCCCTCACCTACGCCCCGGCGTCTCATAAATGGCCGATCGTCAGCAACCTTATGATCGGCCGCCGCGGAACGGGCGGCGCCCTGCAGTCCGCGCAGGACCCCTTCGAAGACGTGTGGAACGCGATGCTGGCGGCCAGCGGATCGCAGCAGGAAGTCCTGCTGATCCGCAAGGGTCAGGCCATGATCTGGGCTGCCAACCTGTTGCATGGCGGCAGCGTTCAGACCGATCACAGTCGCACGCGCTGGTCGCAGGTGACCCACTATTATTTCGAGGATTGCATCTACTACACGCCCGCCTTCTCGGACGAAGCGCTGGGCGACCTTGCCGTCCGGTCGATCTTCAACATTGCCGCAGATCGCCCGCAGCCGAACCTATATCTGGGCGAGGTGCTCAAGGCGAAGGACGATGGCGCAAGGGACGAGGCCGGGACTGGCCGCCGCAGATTTCCCTGGCAGCGCAAGCCGCGACCGGCCGGGCGTCTCCAGCCGCAGGCCGAACTTCCGGGCGATTTCGACGCCGCGGCCTATCTCCGGCTGAACCCGGACGTCGCCGAGGCGGGAATGGACCCGGCCGAACATTATCGCACCTTCGGCTATCGCGAAGCACGACCCTATCGACAGGGTTGA
- a CDS encoding ABC transporter permease yields the protein MISALMLRELVTRFGRENIGFLWIMAEPLLFALVVGVLWRFMKGPEEHGVSVIAFVATGYIPLTLFRQSLQRSVRVFSVNGSLLYHRQIQVLDFIFVRFFVELIGAMMAYVFIAILLIAVGEFPVPANLGIFLVGWFYYAWFTLALVLCLAPLSEQSDILEKLVPLTTYIAIPFSGTFTMMSWLTPPAQAVLWYSPFVHAMEMMRDGIFGSRVDAEYGFFVPTAACLVLTLFGLILCRRVRRDLVVE from the coding sequence GTGATCAGCGCCCTCATGCTGCGCGAGCTGGTGACCCGCTTCGGGCGGGAGAACATCGGCTTCCTGTGGATCATGGCCGAACCCCTGTTGTTCGCGCTTGTGGTCGGTGTCCTGTGGCGCTTCATGAAGGGCCCCGAGGAGCATGGCGTCAGCGTCATCGCCTTTGTCGCCACCGGCTATATTCCGCTGACCCTGTTCCGGCAGTCGCTGCAGAGATCGGTTCGCGTGTTCAGCGTGAACGGCAGCCTGCTCTATCATCGCCAGATACAGGTGCTCGACTTCATCTTTGTTCGCTTCTTCGTCGAGCTGATCGGTGCGATGATGGCCTATGTCTTCATCGCGATCCTGCTGATCGCGGTCGGCGAGTTCCCCGTTCCCGCCAATCTGGGCATCTTTCTGGTCGGCTGGTTCTACTACGCCTGGTTCACCCTCGCGCTCGTCCTGTGCCTCGCGCCGCTGTCAGAGCAGTCCGATATCCTCGAGAAGCTGGTTCCGCTCACCACCTACATCGCCATCCCGTTCTCCGGCACCTTCACCATGATGTCGTGGCTTACTCCCCCTGCGCAGGCGGTGCTTTGGTATTCGCCCTTCGTGCATGCGATGGAGATGATGCGCGACGGGATCTTCGGTAGCCGCGTGGACGCTGAATATGGCTTCTTCGTTCCCACCGCCGCCTGCCTGGTGCTGACCCTGTTCGGGCTCATACTCTGCCGGCGCGTCCGGCGCGATCTGGTCGTCGAATGA
- the kdsA gene encoding 3-deoxy-8-phosphooctulonate synthase, which translates to MNLQFPITSKGQLFLIAGPCAIESEELCLQVGEVLAGIARRHGLPVIFKASFDKANRTAATSFRGVGLDEGLAILDKVRRVTGLPVLTDVHSPDQVRAAAEVVDMLQTPAFLARQTDLIEAAAASGRPVNFKKAQFMAPADVVPMIAKARAAAAAAGVRDDHFTVCERGTSFGYNNLVVDMRSLVLMRQAGCPVVFDATHSVQLPGGLGDRSGGQREFVHPLARAAVAVGVDGLFMECHPNPAEALSDGPNAIPLNELEAIVADLLRLQQAGLGGREPS; encoded by the coding sequence GTGAACTTGCAATTTCCGATCACCAGCAAGGGACAGCTGTTCCTTATCGCCGGACCATGCGCGATCGAGAGCGAGGAGTTGTGCCTGCAGGTAGGCGAGGTGCTTGCCGGGATCGCCCGGCGGCATGGTCTGCCGGTGATCTTCAAGGCCAGCTTCGACAAAGCCAACCGGACGGCGGCCACGTCTTTTCGCGGGGTTGGCCTCGACGAAGGCCTGGCCATCCTGGACAAGGTGAGGCGGGTCACCGGCCTGCCGGTTCTGACCGACGTGCACTCGCCCGATCAGGTGCGTGCCGCGGCCGAGGTCGTGGACATGCTGCAGACGCCCGCCTTCCTCGCCCGGCAGACCGATCTCATCGAGGCCGCCGCGGCGAGCGGTCGGCCGGTGAACTTCAAGAAAGCGCAGTTCATGGCGCCTGCCGACGTCGTACCGATGATCGCCAAGGCACGGGCCGCGGCGGCTGCGGCGGGCGTTCGGGACGATCACTTCACCGTGTGCGAGCGGGGGACGAGCTTCGGCTACAACAACCTGGTCGTCGACATGCGCAGTCTCGTGCTGATGCGGCAGGCGGGGTGTCCGGTGGTGTTCGATGCGACCCACAGCGTCCAGTTGCCCGGCGGCCTTGGCGATCGGTCCGGTGGGCAGCGCGAGTTCGTCCATCCCTTGGCGCGGGCGGCGGTTGCGGTCGGCGTCGACGGTCTGTTCATGGAATGCCACCCCAATCCCGCTGAGGCGCTGTCGGATGGGCCAAATGCCATTCCGCTGAACGAGCTCGAGGCGATTGTCGCGGACCTGCTGCGCCTGCAGCAGGCGGGGCTGGGCGGCCGTGAGCCGAGCTGA
- a CDS encoding class I SAM-dependent methyltransferase — protein MENEGLYSTQYVEATRKIETLNLDEYKVGAPFAPLPRSFYVVDPRLSVVQPKATDDEIAATVEQRGKFRVGDYAEPYVADVLRAFRLLRGKKTYLEIGIFDRGNLSYVASLLDDDAILIGVDIQADEERDAVLRASLKPSQQYHVVIGSSRDPEVVAQVGRLLGERKLDGIFIDGDHTAYGAMCDHALYEQYVADDGVILFHDSVWEGDETFKGVCDALDELSRVEPVYMVDGSNPVRRFSRPLWRDSLWGVVAVVFASDQKWR, from the coding sequence ATGGAAAACGAAGGTCTCTATTCGACCCAATATGTCGAAGCCACGCGCAAGATCGAGACGCTGAACCTGGACGAATACAAGGTCGGCGCTCCGTTTGCGCCGTTGCCCCGTTCGTTTTACGTCGTCGATCCCCGGCTCAGCGTCGTTCAACCCAAGGCGACCGACGACGAGATCGCCGCGACGGTTGAGCAACGAGGGAAGTTCCGCGTCGGCGATTACGCCGAGCCCTATGTGGCCGACGTCTTGCGCGCCTTCCGCTTGCTGCGCGGCAAGAAGACCTATCTCGAGATCGGCATCTTCGACCGCGGCAATCTTTCCTACGTCGCGTCGCTGCTCGACGATGATGCGATCCTGATTGGGGTCGACATCCAGGCCGACGAAGAGCGCGACGCCGTGCTTCGGGCCTCGCTCAAGCCGTCCCAGCAATATCACGTCGTGATCGGGTCGAGCCGCGATCCCGAGGTGGTCGCGCAGGTCGGCCGACTGCTTGGCGAACGCAAGCTGGACGGCATTTTCATCGACGGCGATCACACCGCCTATGGCGCCATGTGCGACCATGCCCTTTACGAGCAATATGTCGCAGATGACGGCGTCATTCTGTTTCACGACAGCGTGTGGGAAGGCGACGAGACCTTCAAGGGCGTCTGCGATGCTCTCGACGAACTCAGCCGGGTGGAGCCGGTCTACATGGTTGACGGCTCGAACCCCGTACGCCGCTTCAGCCGTCCGCTTTGGCGTGACAGCCTGTGGGGCGTGGTCGCGGTGGTCTTTGCCTCCGATCAGAAATGGCGCTGA
- a CDS encoding inositol monophosphatase family protein, with translation MSRAEATRLQAGRLAAGLTGEVAALMRRAASEVLLPRFRTLASGDAEEKSAGEVVTIADRECEAMLEQGLAAILPEASIVGEEAVHARPGLLDRLGDPLCWIVDPLDGTGYYAEGQEPFGIMIALASGGRTVGGWILDPLADRLCWAAAGAGCWIDGQPVRCERGAEVPPVIGLSPLLQRRPERLQAVRSRLEGHYRIVDIPRCAAAHYPAMLSGGPDLTLYERTLAWDHAPGALMIEEAGGRCARLDGSGYRVDDAKVGLLVATDQALWDGAAARLTDLPN, from the coding sequence GTGAGCCGAGCTGAGGCGACACGGCTGCAAGCCGGGCGCCTTGCCGCGGGTCTGACCGGGGAGGTCGCCGCACTAATGCGAAGGGCGGCGAGCGAGGTCCTGCTACCACGCTTCCGGACGCTTGCGAGCGGAGACGCCGAAGAGAAAAGCGCCGGCGAAGTCGTGACGATTGCCGATCGCGAGTGCGAGGCGATGCTGGAGCAGGGGTTGGCCGCAATCCTCCCCGAAGCCTCCATCGTCGGTGAAGAAGCGGTTCACGCACGGCCCGGCCTGCTCGATCGTCTAGGCGACCCTCTGTGCTGGATCGTCGATCCCCTCGACGGGACGGGCTATTATGCCGAGGGGCAGGAGCCTTTCGGGATCATGATCGCGCTGGCCAGCGGCGGGCGGACCGTCGGTGGATGGATCCTCGATCCCCTCGCTGACCGGCTTTGCTGGGCGGCTGCGGGGGCCGGCTGCTGGATCGATGGCCAACCAGTGCGGTGCGAACGAGGGGCGGAGGTCCCGCCGGTGATCGGTCTCTCTCCCTTGCTGCAACGTCGACCCGAGCGGCTGCAGGCCGTGAGGTCCAGGCTTGAGGGTCACTACCGGATCGTCGACATTCCCCGCTGCGCCGCGGCCCACTATCCGGCGATGCTGAGCGGCGGGCCGGACCTGACCCTTTACGAGCGAACGCTTGCCTGGGATCATGCCCCAGGGGCCCTGATGATCGAGGAGGCTGGCGGCCGCTGTGCTCGGCTGGACGGCAGCGGCTACCGGGTCGACGACGCGAAGGTGGGACTGCTGGTCGCGACCGATCAGGCGCTGTGGGACGGGGCCGCCGCGCGTTTGACGGATTTGCCGAACTGA
- a CDS encoding ABC transporter ATP-binding protein, protein MIVCEGLSKSYPMGSGRKQVLRGLDLAIEKGQRIGFLGRNGAGKTTLIKLIGGVELPTAGKITRQMSVSWPLGFGGGFQGSLTGYDNARFIARIYGHEYSELKEFIADFSELGAQLKMPVKTYSSGMRARLAFALSLAIEFDCYLVDEVIMVGDHNFFEKCRYELFEKRHDRSLIFASHSADLVREFCNGAAIIHDGKARLYGDIEEALDRYNHL, encoded by the coding sequence ATGATCGTCTGCGAAGGTCTCAGCAAATCCTATCCGATGGGGTCGGGCCGCAAGCAAGTGCTGCGGGGCCTCGATCTGGCGATCGAGAAGGGGCAGCGGATCGGCTTCCTTGGCCGCAACGGCGCGGGCAAGACGACCCTGATCAAGCTGATCGGCGGCGTCGAACTGCCGACGGCGGGCAAGATTACGCGACAGATGAGCGTGTCATGGCCGCTCGGCTTCGGAGGCGGCTTCCAAGGCAGCCTGACGGGCTATGACAATGCGCGCTTCATCGCCCGCATCTATGGCCACGAATATAGCGAGCTGAAGGAATTCATCGCGGATTTCAGCGAGCTCGGCGCGCAGCTCAAGATGCCGGTAAAGACCTATTCGTCCGGCATGCGTGCAAGGCTTGCCTTTGCCTTGTCGCTGGCGATCGAGTTCGACTGCTATCTCGTCGACGAAGTGATCATGGTCGGCGACCATAATTTCTTCGAGAAGTGCCGCTACGAACTATTCGAGAAGAGGCACGACCGGTCCCTGATCTTCGCGTCGCACAGTGCGGACCTGGTTCGGGAATTCTGCAACGGAGCGGCGATCATCCACGACGGAAAGGCACGGTTGTACGGCGACATCGAGGAGGCCCTCGACCGCTACAACCACCTGTGA